A stretch of Zerene cesonia ecotype Mississippi chromosome 23, Zerene_cesonia_1.1, whole genome shotgun sequence DNA encodes these proteins:
- the LOC119836169 gene encoding uncharacterized protein LOC119836169 encodes MEDFDVFTNEINFTKPVFKNVLHKYAKDIPSTPSSANYQSGQKLLAEESFHENKEKECAFHFSESVSASVRTLAIYRDEQDLLSGDKLQKLTNYIKPIKKIIDSTPLSKEDAELVNFIADFESTTKVLDDLQLNDNEPFYKQYLKFGPHNNVDNMLKILSELPKEWTIVQLTAPYNPNENIKPHSEYRCDINSIFLTVFSNDYLTNGPLTVSIPANITKEGEKPLFTELFSLLDDNYKTIDNAQYLNNKRLIRNYWSRREDVDLRMKSVLNVMDKDWLGGWSSLLTGKMADSKLRDKIVNMVDCAIADWGFIRLNTKQKILLYNLMKSCPSLQMQQIKSCIRRILTEYGNIDEIRAVQISNGCGACSNEFRFSNELCLKCLSKCFEGIHKFSLVDGIRAFSHVATQIRENDEWAVLRRAKRHPVILIVDEMLDTFPWESLPVLNLQPVTRMENIHFLYMLYKIHQDRIVDGYFEARSEVGRYIINPGMLGHDEDTALSYFWP; translated from the exons atggaAGATTTCGatgtatttacaaatgaaataaactttactAAACCAGTGTTCAAGAACGTGTTACACAAATACGCAAAAGACATTCCATCTACACCGAGTAGTGCAAATTATCAAA GTGGTCAAAAATTATTAGCCGAGGAAAGTTTTCAtgagaataaagaaaaagaatgtGCATTCCACTTCAGTGAATCTGTGTCAGCTTCAGTCAGAACCTTGGCCATTTATAGAGATGAACAGGATTTATTATCtg GAGATAAACTGCAAAAGTTGACCAATTATATTaagccaataaaaaaaataattgattccACACCACT GTCAAAAGAAGATGCAGAACTAGTCAATTTTATAGCAGATTTCGAAAGTACAACAAAAGTGTTGGATGATTTACAGTTGAATGACAATGAACCTTTCTATAAACAATACCTAAAATTTGGACCACACAATAATGTTGATAATATGCTTAAGATATTATCGGAATTGCCTAAAG AATGGACCATAGTACAATTAACGGCACCGTACAACCCCAATGAAAATATCAAACCGCACTCAGAGTACAGATGTGATATAAATTCCATCTTCTTAACTGTGTTTAGCAATGATTATTTGACAAATGGACCATTAACTGTTTCTATACCGGCTAATATAACTAAAG AAGGAGAAAAGCCCCTTTTCACTGAGCTATTCTCATTACTAGACGACaactataaaacaatagaTAATGCGCAGTATTTGAACAACAAACGACTGATACGTAACTACTGGAGTCGTAGGGAAGACGTGGATTTAAGAATGAAA agtGTTTTAAACGTAATGGATAAAGATTGGCTCGGCGGTTGGTCGAGTTTGTTGACCGGGAAGATGGCGGATTCGAAACTGCGTgacaaaattgttaatatgGTGGATTGTGCTATAGCTGATTGGGG atttataaGGCTAAACACAAAGCAAAAGATACTCCTATACAACCTAATGAAGTCGTGTCCATCGTTACAAATGCAGCAAATAAAATCGTGCATCAGGAGAATCCTAACGGAATATGGCAACATCGACGAAATTAGAGCAGTTCAAATTTCGAACGGTTGCGGAGCGTGTTCGAACGAGTTTCGATTTTCGAACGAATTGTGTTTGAAATGTCTCTCGAAATGTTTCGAGGGGATACACAAGTTCAGTTTAGTCGATGGTATAAGGGCGTTTTCACATGTTGCGACGCAAATACGCGAGAATGACGAATGGGCGGTGTTGAGGAGGGCGAAACGGCATCCGGTCATTTTGATTGTGGACGag atgCTAGACACTTTCCCATGGGAGAGTTTGCCAGTATTGAACCTACAACCAGTAACTAGAATGGAAAATATACACTTCCTGTACATGTTGTACAAAATACACCAGGACAGAATTGTGGATGGGTATTTCGAGGCAAGATCGGAAGTCGgacgatatattattaatccagGTATGTTGGGGCATGATGAGGATACTGCCCTATCCTATTTCTGGCCTTga
- the LOC119836170 gene encoding uncharacterized protein LOC119836170, with translation MSVTEHLVGNPICLYLGRTPPRIVRQIGLPTKVFGGHCTTTIRVSTDRDLARMELRMKAFLSYWCAGWAGRAGEPAAPHDLLAYLAEADVFLYCGHGDGLSRGCGSGPGAGAGGGGGGGGGGAVCVLAGCGSARLAGGAGRAPPAAAHHALHAARCPMVVGMLWEVTDLEVDKLVTSLLALALPSSAPADWRLVGKAAWSQGQLDTNVEQKSQITSERDLLRAISKSRNATNFLMISTSIVARGLPVRISG, from the exons ATGTCTGTCACTGAACACTTAGTCGGCAATCCTATCTGTCTTTATCTGGGTCGAACGCCGCCCAGGATAGTCAGACAGATAGGATTGCCGACTAAGGTGTTCGGTGGGCATTGCACCACAACAATCCGTGTGTCCACAGACAGGGACCTGGCCCGCATGGAGCTGCGCATGAAGGCGTTCCTCTCGTACTGGTGCGCGGGCTGGGCGGGCCGCGCGGGCGAGCCGGCCGCGCCGCACGACCTGCTCGCCTACCTCGCCGAGGCGGACGTGTTCCT GTACTGCGGTCACGGGGACGGGCTGTCGCGCGGGTGCGGTTCGGGGCCGGGGGCGGGGGccgggggcgggggcgggggcgggggcgggggcgcgGTGTGCGTGCTGGCGGGCTGCGGCTCGGCGCGGCTGGCCGGCGGGGCgggccgcgcgccgcccgccgccgcgcacCACGCGCTGCACGCGGCGCGCTG CCCCATGGTGGTGGGGATGCTGTGGGAGGTGACGGACCTGGAGGTGGACAAGCTGGTGACAAGTCTCCTCGCGCTGGCGCTGCCCAGCTCCGCGCCGGCTGACTGGCGCCTCGTGGGCAAGGCTGCTTGGAGCCAGGGGCAGCTAG acACAAACGTGGAACAGAAATCGCAAATAACTTCAGAGAGGGACTTGCTCCGTGCTATATCGAAATCCAGAAATGCTACCAATTTCCTTATGATATCCACCAGTATTGTAGCAAGAGGCTTGCCAGTTCGAATCTCCGGTTGA
- the LOC119836250 gene encoding uncharacterized protein LOC119836250: MDVDEDKWISVAIDNVDKYLHRGGEGKGDEPQLIGGTELLNTIGMAMGLPIRDPTTWSEREMERALRGDLVFFEGKSLEAINAIAETIQRCCSGDETNYVTVIPVELYYEKKLYELPIFRVHRHTNSQKYYVDNAGRYYKSFDDWYDNSKLPPCKMLFPNRLRLEYRPNYNYSHCFVRDTPSARLGSKAARTVDTVSAVAGISSGVGLLFASGGLATPLVVVGVASALWGTGRASNQLIDKATHGESINPFTDSESRMLWLGVAANIASFGAMGATMRLTSLAARGREISSALKILTNVANGTNLTISTIAIINNTVYLAVNYDKLSPVDVLFHVASIAFWTKGVYSYKTANTIIAEAHNQAFDQISKELSPEQQNELKEIRNRVQNDGNLLRQFISASQKNISIQEYSQFLIDGLQYYDTLANMSPEQIEAFASLRNFIRDDLRLLSGLRKVSTATNLNKQDTLELVLRMWQSNTELNFSGTGSDIRLSGGNLVLGSAPPIRITQMPELSASLIRFFGEHLSKIDTSTTHQWSVPELLTLQSRGLFTLCSVTGIHKGGHSIVTLNSQLQVSVKTLLTYPSAACESMIKLVGNLKPEHCTTTSKLPAEVVKLCVSEYRLRFEIHRKESIEFVTKIVNGYNKLSDIAKSQLLPHEKDRLYTFKTAVKTHQADAYMGNMVKFVAEMQPKNVSELVAYCEFVMTYIDDAMANIENDLRTGAKQLPRNAKKSVWKRQQASEEAFRDPTAMKQKLNELFSIVENNDMVGVTALEKGLPNDKLIEAIRSNKIKFGGKVSAAYHIFKHATDPPSAYVDQANSTMRSSSSRYNITLGQEGDTRLISFTDDFGSCFVLEKDGRVLLCSFRAHGRK; encoded by the exons atgGATGTCGACGAAGATAAATGGATTAGTGTAGCTATTGACAATgtggataaatatttacacagaGGTGGCGAAGGAAAGGGCGATGAACCGCAACTCATTGGAGGAACAGAGCTGTTGAATACGATCGGCATGGCTATGGGGCTGCCGATCCGCGATCCAACCACCTGGTCGGAACGGGAAATGGAGCGAGCCCTCCGCGGTGACTTAGTTTTCTTCGAGGGTAAATCATTGGAAGCTATAAACGCGATAGCTGAAACAATTCAACGTTGTTGTAGTGGAGATGAAACAAATTATGTGACAGTAATACCTGTTGAATTGtactatgaaaaaaaactatacGAACTACCGATATTTAGAGTGCATAGACATACGAATTCCCAAAAATACTACGTAGATAATGCAGGAAGGTATTACAAGAGTTTTGATGACTGGTACGACAATAGTAAATTACCTCCATGCAAAATGCTTTTTCCCAATCGACTTCGTCTAGAATATAGACCTAATTATAACTATTCCCATTGCTTTGTTAGAGATACACCCTCAGCAAGGTTGGGATCAAAGGCAGCAAGGACCGTTGATACCGTCAGTGCAGTTGCAGGTATATCATCAGGGGTGGGTTTACTATTTGCTAGTGGTGGTCTCGCGACTCCCTTGGTGGTAGTGGGTGTTGCAAGCGCACTATGGGGCACCGGAAGAGCTTCGAAtcaattaatagataaagcGACGCATGGTGAATCTATTAATCCATTTACGGACTCGGAATCTCGAATGCTGTGGCTAGGTGTTGCTGCTAACATTGCAAGCTTCGGTGCTATGGGTGCGACTATGAGATTAACATCATTGGCGGCACGTGGTCGAGAAATATCAAGcgcattgaaaatattaacaaacgtAGCTAATGGGACAAATCTCACTATCAGCACAATAGCCATTATTAACAATACGGTATACTTGGCCGTCAATTATGACAAATTATCACCAGTAGACGTTCTGTTTCATGTAGCGTCGATAGCGTTCTGGACTAAAGGTGTCTACTCCTATAAGACAGCCAACACAATAATTGCAGAAGCTCACAACCAAGCTTTTGATCAGATAAGCAAAGAGTTATCACCTGAACAACAAAACGAATTAAAGGAGATAAGAAATAGAGTTCAGAATGACGGAAATCTTTTACGGCAATTCATATCAGCATCGCAAAAGAACATATCTATACAAGAATATTCCCAATTTTTGATCGATGGCTTGCAATATTACGATACTTTGGCTAACATGAGCCCAGAGCAAATTGAGGCTTTTGCGAGTTTACGCAATTTTATTCGAGACGACTTAAGACTTCTTTCCGGGCTTAGAAAAGTGTCAACAGCAACAAACTTAAATAAGCAAGACACACTAGAACTGGTGCTGAGGATGTGGCAATCGAAtactgaattaaatttttccggAACCGGAAGTGATATCAGGTTAAGCGGTGGTAACTTAGTGTTGGGAAGTGCTCCACCAATCCGAATAACGCAAATGCCAGAATTATCAGCTTCATTGATACGATTTTTTGGTGAACATTTAAGTAAAATAGATACTAGCACGACACACCAGTGGTCTGTGCCCGAGCTACTAACGCTTCAGAGCCGCGGGCTATTCACTCTATGTTCTGTAACTGGAATCCACAAAGGTGGCCACTCCATTGTCACCCTGAACAGTCAATTGCAGGTCAGCGTAAAGACGTTATTGACTTATCCATCTGCTGCATGTGAGTCAATGATTAAACTTGTTGGTAATCTTAAGCCTGAGCACTGTACCACAACCAGCAAGTTACCCGCTGAAGTAGTCAAACTCTGCGTGTCCGAATATCGGCTACGCTTCGAAATCCACAGAAAGGAAAGTATTGAATTTGtgacaaaaattgtaaatgggTACAACAAGCTGAGCGATATTGCAAAGTCACAGCTACTTCCGCACGAAAAAGACAGATTGTATACATTCAAAACGGCTGTAAAGACGCACCAAGCGGATGCGTATATGGGAAACATGGTGAAATTTGTTGCTGAGATGCAGCCTAAAAATGTCAGCGAATTGGTCGCGTACTGTGAATTCGTCATGACATACATCGATGATGCCATGGCTAACATTGAGAATGATCTGCGAACTGGCGCGAAACAGCTCCCTCGTAATGCAAAGAAAAGTGTCTGGAAAA GACAACAAGCGAGCGAGGAAGCCTTTCGTGATCCAACAGcgatgaaacaaaaactgaACGAATTATTTTCAATCGTCGAAAATAACGACATGGTAGGTGTGACGGCGCTAGAGAAAGGACTACCAAATGACAAGTTGATAGAAGCTATACGATCCAATAAGATAAAATTCGGTGGAAAGGTTTCCGCCGCTTACCATATTTTTAAGCATGCCACTGACCCACCGTCTGCGTATGTGGATCAAGCGAATAGTACCATGAGGTCGTCTTCTAGCCGATACAATATAACGCTAGGGCAAGAGGGCGATACGAGACTTATTTCGTTCACGGATGACTTTGGTAGTTGCTTCGTCCTTGAGAAAGACGGTCGCGTGTTGCTGTGCTCTTTTCGGGCACATGGTCGAAAGTAG
- the LOC119836273 gene encoding coiled-coil domain-containing protein 63-like produces MSGPSDDMEMEKMAEDELSKLQRQFRVMEVDRANVMSSVKPTLRVQRNIIQSLTADLDKIMIQLKLTKSTSNVLENAKTREKLLSLLKDYETHSAEVKEYRANINELDFLLKQVQKEIKKLRSKGSEKAYEPTDNQTIVSQLENRLNTAMMKFNSVNSENYNMRLHIDRLLCDRQFFNTIWKGQVRRLMEGKALALELVEGTISTYEQREEWCAKLEALKEKAAVDYRRHCLEVRELHRQLEHSAKLERFLRSKGAARRPAGGRRAAARRARRHQLRLAAYCAHLTLLDALKEYMQEDDVDKLMIEFTRREEENYALFNYINEVNTELKNLSDAVKSLRANIEEEHTKQQAKLHKQQESSAALRSALAARRGARRQRAAACASTRLVLDSLLQQVHSLASSSECESLPLLKLLGHNLDINVTNARLFIKSLEKKITEIVEVIKFEEKFQESSARAPAGGKRTRGPRTPRPLHTGHTPRRAHPAQIRLAPA; encoded by the exons ATGTCTGGACCGAGCGATGATATGGAAATGGAAAAAATGGCGGAGGATGAGTTATCTAAACTGCAAAGACAG TTTAGAGTAATGGAGGTCGATCGTGCTAATGTCATGAGCAGTGTGAAGCCCACCCTTAGAGTGCAAAGGAACATTATACAATCGCTGACCGCCGATCtcgataaaataatgatacaaCTTAAG TTGACAAAAAGCACATCGAACGTTCTGGAAAACGCGAAAACGCGGGAAAAGCTGCTGTCACTTTTAAAGGATTACGAGACGCATTCTGCGGAAGTAAAGGAATATCGGGCGAACATCAATGAATTGGACTTCCTTTTAAAGCAAGTGCAGaaggaaattaaaaagctGAGGTCGAAAGGATCAGAGAAg GCGTATGAACCGACAGACAATCAAACGATAGTGAGTCAACTCGAGAACCGGCTCAACACAGCTATGATGAAGTTTAACTCGGTCAACAGCGAAAACTATAACATGCGCCTGCACATTGACCGGCTTCTGTGCGATCG TCAGTTTTTCAACACAATCTGGAAGGGCCAGGTGCGCCGCCTGATGGAAGGCAAAGCGTTGGCCCTCGAGCTGGTGGAAGGCACCATCTCCACGTACGAGCAGCGCGAGGAGTGGTGCGCCAAGCTGGAAGCGCTGAAGGAAAAAGCGGCTGTGGACTATCGGAGGCACTGcttg GAGGTGCGCGAGCTGCACCGGCAGCTGGAGCACAGCGCGAAGCTGGAGCGGTTCCTGCGCAGCAagggcgcggcgcggcgccccGCCGGcgggcgccgcgccgccgcgcgccgcgcgcgccgccacCAGCTGCGCCTCGCCGCCTACTGCGCGCACCTCACCCTGCTGGACGCCTTGAAG GAGTACATGCAGGAAGACGACGTGGATAAACTGATGATAGAGTTTACGCGACGTGAGGAGGAGAATTACGCGTTATTCAACTACATAAACGAAGTTAATACCGAACTCAAGAACCTGAGCGACGCTGTCAAATCGCTAAGAGCTAATATTg AGGAGGAGCACACGAAACAGCAAGCGAAGTTGCACAAGCAGCAAGAGAGCAGCGCGGCGCTCCGCAGCGCGctggcggcgcggcgcggcgcgcggcgccAGCGCGCCGCCGCGTGCGCCAGCACTCGCCTCGTGCTCGACTCGCTGCTGCAGCAAGTGCACTCGCTTGCCAG TTCATCAGAATGCGAGTCGCTGCCGCTGCTCAAGCTGTTGGGCCATAACCTGGACATCAATGTTACCAACGCGAGACTGTTCATCAAGAGTCTGGAGAAGAAGATCACCGAAATCGTGGAGGTGATCAAGTTTGAAGAG AAGTTCCAGGAGAGCAGTGCTCGGGCCCCAGCTGGGGGCAAGCGGACCCGTGGGCCCCGCACGCCGAGGCCCCTACACACTGGGCACACACCTCGACGCGCACACCCCGCACAAATTCGTCTCGCACCCGCATAA
- the LOC119836274 gene encoding serine/threonine-protein kinase RIO3-like, with translation MSEEKPLQAIEDSLWCSHNMSFEVNQGFDVIELDLKSNTFQENIYDEDLHIDKHWDVIDAQLKEFASPKALKNTSKRNFRNDNKILQFPANLNTINCAYIQTPNSDKFRELRFYYHHHNTKREVAILIIEDEYSRRILRKLINCGLIRNIDNIISHGSESLVLHANFSFPFRGLNQCAIKVYKTKIHTTISSEPYVRPDYKFTELFVNKNTRQVVKQWAKKEFDLLVKMQAVGINAPSPIYCKSHCVLMSFIGDEKRAPSLAELVIPMEKWQYVYTCVLQAVDKLYFEGGFVHGDLNEHNILWWDDKCWFISFSQALPTDHEMALFFLKKDCRNIKQFFQTKYVHMLRGPEKICATVLT, from the exons ATGTCAGAGGAAAAACCATTACAAGCCATAGAAGATTCTTTGTGGTGCAGCCATAATATGAGTTTCGAAGTGAATCAAGGGTTCGACGTGATTGAATTAGATCTGAAATCGAACACGTTTCAAGAAAACATATACGACGAAGATCTTCACATAGATAAACATTGGGATGTGATTGATGCACAATTAAAGGAATTCGCTAGCCCTAAAGCATTGAAGAATACATCAAAAAGAAACTTCAGAAATGATAACAAAATTCTTCAGTTTCCAGCAAATCTAAACACAATTAATTGTGCTTATATACAGACACCAAATTCTGATAAATTTAGAGAATTACGCTTTTATTACCATCATCATAATACTAAGAGAGAAGTTGCCATACTGATCATAGAAGATGAGTATTCAAGACggatattaagaaaattaatcaattgtgGACTGATTAGAAATATAGACAACATTATTTCTCATGGAAGTGAATCGTTAGTTCTACATGCAAACTTTAGTTTCCCTTTCCGTGGCCTGAATCAGTGtgcaataaaagtatataaaacaaagattcACACAACTATTTCCTCTGAACCATATGTGAGGCCAGATTATAAATTCACAGAGttgtttgtaaacaaaaatactcGGCAAGTGGTTAAGCAATGGGCCAAAAAAGAGTTTGATTTGTTAGTCAAAATGCAGGCTGTCGGAATCAATGCCCCATCACCAATTTATTGCAAATCACATTGTGttttaatgtcatttattGGTGATGAAAAGAGAGCTCCGTCTTTGGCGGAGTTAGTAATTCCTATGGAAAAATGGCAATATGTGTATACCTGTGTGCTTCAAGCAGTggataagttatattttgaagGTGGTTTTGTACATGGAGATTtaaatgaacataatatattatggtgGGACGATAAATGTTGGTTTATCTCTTTCTCTCAGGCACTGCCTACTGATCATGAAATGGCActgttctttttaaaaaaggaCTGCAGAAATATTAAACAG TTCTTCCAAACAAAATATGTGCATATGCTAAGAGGTCCCGAAAAAATATGTGCTACAGTATtaacataa